The genomic segment ttgaaatcttTAGGTCCACCACCCCATGCTTTCTATTGCGCATATGGTAACAAGTTACGAACAATTGGTACCAAAGAGATCATTATTCTCTTCATACATTAATTGTTGTTtgggtataatatgcattcttataatattattatatgggATGAATATATGGATGTTTATTCTCaagagtcgttaattatatggtgttttgagtttaggaattgttcttaattttttctagatctgaaatatgtaagccattttggcaaaagaattttgtaatttatttttctataattttaaattatgtaaaattatcCTCCGACCCTCAAAACTTTTGAGTCCTTGGCCTAGGATCTCGGCCTGCCAGCCCCAAGTCCGCGTGCGTCTGCCGTTGTTGCCAGCCTGAGCCGCGCGCCTCTACTGCTAGCTCAAACCTCGCGTGCTTGCTCTTTCATTCCCCTAGCCCTATTTCTGCATCATTGCACTCCCTGAGTCTTTTTGGGCGATACGTCGTTCCTAGCCTCCTTCATGTGCGCGCTCCTGGCGCTCCCCAAACTTTGCGCACCTCTACTTCCATCCTAACCGCCATACTTGAGGCTCCTTAAGGGAATTTAAGCCCTAGTCGCACCAATCATTATTGCCATAGGATTAGGGTTTCTCAAAAACCCTAATTGGCAACAAATTATTTAATAGGGCTTTTCACAAATcccattaaaattattttattttgaattaattattttaagtCCAAATTCAAGTTGGACCTAATAACTTTTTAGGTTTTAATACACaaatttaattattcttaaaattagtTTAAGATagttaaaagttattttaattcaaaattaaaatggaTAAATGTGCAAGTGATCCAAGACTACTTTGAAGGCCCAAATAATGAAGATAGAAGATCTTATTTGGGTCTTAGATAGTATTTACATTTTTATTGTATATTTTGTaattgttgtaatttttctagaaatacccaaaacacccggctggcatttattcatttatttatagtatttatttatttatttaaatttttgaacgtattgaatgtttttaataacattgtcatgcattataacatgccgtacatattacccacacattatctaattaaagcatgcatctcatatcgaGTAGAAACATGTTTTGATTAGGAACATCCTACTTGATTATGTCCAtttaatgaatcatataattaatctagaacaaATGAGTAAATCgtttttaagtgttaatttcaaggtctatttcataattaattttaataGATGGGAAAATGATATTCATAATAAATATCACATTTATTGACTACATAGTTTTAAGGTCTATTTAGTAGTTTCACTAAATATCTTTTAATGATTAAATGATaaatgagattagtaattattagaatataatttgctatattaattttattaatttaattaattaaaaagcataggatgttttgagaaaacacatattctaaaatagtgagtgggagcagTAGTCATAACAATATCTACTATGGTCTCTATTATCAGTTAACACAAATGTTTATGGAATGGGCCGCGAGACGCCTTTGTTAACTTACTGTGTTATTATTCAATGTTAACTTATTTAATGAATAGGATTGAataatgtatttcaagtttgactggccctaaagcacactcttgagttatgttgttgatgcagtttttagccaacaatgtattaagaaattaaacggGCAGATTAGTGCTAGAATATAAACCGCAATGATATAGTAAGCATTCACTCAAAAACATAAAACTTTTACGTgattcaatggttaaaatccacctagtccacgagtcactattattgttgtttctctctctatttctgcagagtttcagtaatacaaaacaTTCTTCTCtctcctgtccaatattcctagtatttatagtggagttccatggataggtttgggtcaCTATGTAAATAAACAGCATAATTAAATAgggtatataattaatatagattattcccatttacattgggatatgatttgataacagaataaatatgctcttgctatctcggataataaatgatagatatatgaTACAGCCTAGTCATTATTGAGCGTATAATGAATTATCGAATCTCCTGGGATCCTTTACTATGTATGGTCTAGGTTCATGTTTCATCAACTACCTGACTCAAAATTAAATCTAACCATTATGAGTCCCGAACTCGATTGTTACCTTAAGTGTAGGTCAGATGATAACTTGTATATGAATTGGATTGgatctcgagctgctcacatcattaaaAACCAGATATtccacttggctatttttccacatatttatctgctagctgtacctgagctgagtaattgaactagtgctaattttagggtacaacattttccccccaagctcttgctcgtgcTTGATGTTGTCACCCTTTGACATtcacagtaggggattttagaTTTCTACCATACAAAACCGTGCCTGCCCACTACTTATGTAATGGACACGTGGCTTCCTGCATTTGGCGtccgttcgggtttcgaggaaggaaacaactgtcctgtcaactttttgccacctCATGGTTAATTTAATCTTGGCCCTCAGATCTAGAACTAAACCAGTTGGATCGTCCAGATTAATTTccatagtttacgtataaataggatgatcAGTCCTGagacttcaccacctttgcattaaaaatatttccttttcaaaatctcaagctttcctttttcttctctaGAATCCCCAAAAAATTTCATCGCCTCTCAGACCTTCAGAAGCATTCAAGGAGCAACCTATGAATACATCGACATCTTCACTGAATCGAACATATTTTCTGTAAGTATCTCATCActtggtttgatttttttttaattttccagTGATTTTTTTTTCGAATATTGCTCATTGTTTGATATCGCTTAGGCTATGTCTAAGTGTAAATAAGAAATAGGATTCGGTTTAGGCTAGATGAATGAAACCCAACATGTTCAGAAATAAGATACTCATAAATCTGGGAAATTTTTTGGGAAAACTCTAATGGCATATCGGTTTGAATACCTGTTTGGGTTGTAGAAACCGAATgggttttaggtttaatcctaggtagcttagaggttacgattccttagggagttttgcattaaactgctttcaaaaggaaagtagtgggtctgacggtTCTGACACAAGGATCCCAAAGTATCTGGGGATATTAAGAAATCGAGGTGCGTGGCCTAGGATACCGCGTGGGACCACGCGCTGTGGCTAGGACAGTGTTTAGCTCGTATAAACTTTcaaatttaaccaattaaaccttTTAATTCGTACCTCTACAACCATGGCCATAAACCATCGTAGGATGCCTACTAATTAGGCTAGTTTGTTGCCAGGCGATCTGATCCATGGCACCTCCCAAGAAGAATGTCGTGAGTTCATCTGCCCAAGACAAAAATAAAGGAAAGTAGATCGCCACTGACTCTCCCATCCCTACCATGGTCTTGTGGTGGAGATAGAGGTTGTTGTTGATCCTAACGCTTTTTTCGAGGCTAAGTATATAGTCTCATGGATAACGACTTAGGGGAAGGTGAACAAGATCCTTATGAGTCAGAATATCAAGATGGGAGCTGATAGTCTCATTGCCCAACCAGCATTTGAAGGAGAACAGAGTTGCACCCCCTTCCAAGATGACTACGGTTCTTTGAGTGACGAGCACCTGAAGGCtggtgccttcctcccattggaccactATTTCGTTGATTTTCTTAACTATGTTAAATTGGCTtcctttcagctcccccccaaatTCTCACAGGCTTTTGGCGTGATTAAAATATATGTTTCtaaggcatgagtgggaggtccccactccaacaAACATTCTATATTTCTTCTACCTTAAAGTCAGTCCTGACAAGAAAGGGCAAAGTGGCAGATTTTATTACCTCACTCAGTTTCTGAATTCCACCTCCGTCATCGACCTTCcaagccacccaaatgactataaggaTTTATTCTTTATGCTACATGAGTTCAAGAACTGTGACCATCGATATTTCAACCGTCCACGTAAGTCTTTTATCTCTATGAATTCAGCACATGAATTTTTATCACTTTCATTGTGAGAATTTTTTTGTATACGTTCTGATTGAGTTGGctccttgtgcagctatattcgtGAGGACAGGACGATCTGAGACCCTCGGCGGTCAGTACGAGATATTGTCTAGTCTTCCTCGCCGGGAAAAAGACTATTCCCAAATCGTGAAtgacgccaccatggtggcatgcaAATTAATCAGCAAGGGTTAGACATTAACTCTAAGAACCTGAGTTCCACTTCCCATCATCACCGAGCTCCCCTTTTCTCAAGAGGCTTGTCAACCAATTATGAtgtcgaggaggaagaagatgtggcACCGTTGGTGCGAAAAAGGCAAGCTCCTGAAGATAACAGGGGCTCGATCTTGAACAAGCAGCGTCTGGGGCAGCAGTCGGCCCTCCAGCAAATGCAACCCATAACTTTCTAGAGAATTTGATTGGGTTGTTGCTAGCTATGGGCTAATCTGttttaaccctaaccagctcgttagtTGGCGCCTTAATGATCCAGACCTAAACATAATCCTTCTCCAATGTGcggatcatttggtggtacgctatgatcaTAGTTATCCCCCAGCTCCAGTAACAACTGTCACTGTCCAGCAAGCTCCTCCTCCCCCTCCTCGACATATGCCTTCCTCACATCCTCAAGTGATTCAAACCAAGGCCCCCATCCGAAGCAAGATTCCTCTGGTCCGGATACCTGTCAAGCTACACGACCTGGACAAGATCCCTAAGGATTTTCAGGGTATCGTGTACGAGACGACGAgtcatatggtgggccatgcataCAATGCTAGTGCCACAGATTTTAGGGCCATAGAAGAGTGAAGCCTGGAAGATATCCTCgaatctgctatggggatgaacctcactgtgactCATTTTCCCACTTCTAacctttcctctttttttttttattatgtgatttttttttgttgactTGCTTCGTTATTCTACAGTCTGCCTTTGCTCAATACAAAAGGATAGCTCGTGTTAAATCCAGGAACGAGGAACTTCGAGCTGCCTTAACTGCTGCCGAAGAGAATGAGAAGGCTGCCAGAGTCGCACTAAGTGTTGCTCTAGAGTGTGAGCATGCTACCAAAGCTGCTCCTATTTCTTCTCAAGAGGACGAGCAGTCTATGAAGGTCGTACTGTCCACCTCTCAGGCTCAGGTCATGGAGGTGAGTTGCCATGCTGATCGGCTTCAGGGTGAGAATGACTAACTCAAAGTGAAGATGATCGAGGTCGACGATAAGGCCAAGGAGGAAGATACAATGTCCTTGTCGACAATGGAGGAGAAgctttaccattgctgggctttcaactaggatggggacttctctttcatgcagccTGAGCTGTGGGACACATATCTTTCTAGATTCAAGATTTGGTTTTCGCAGTAACCCTGGGAGACTGGCGAGGCTTCCGGAGCTGGagagggagatggtgaggaggtcACCTTGGTGGAGCGTGCTGATAGAGCTCAATGACTTGtttattgtcattttttttaaGTTCTTGTAACAATCCCTCTGGATCAAAACAATTGCCTTCATGCTTAGTTCGAGGTCTTTTCTTctcgagatgacaatatattttttctttcaatatACACATATCTTctgatctatttgtcttttccttattattttctcatgtttatgaatccttagacttttgtacattcgaaatcttagggatgaacttttagatcgagatagatttcaGCAATTCattggttgtatccaagattttgctcgctTATTTGCGTCATtcttgttaggaatcaggcctggaacctggttatatccagggtcgGTGTTTAATGAACTTTATAgtattatacctgttaggaatcaggccttggacctggttatatcaagggtttttattgaacttaataGTATTATACTTGTTAggaggcctcagacctggttatatcccgGGTTTTTAATggtttttatacttagttttcCCTAGCTTTACTGAAAACTCGAGATTTAAAAAGCCATCAAATAATCAATTTCACCAAGCTTCTAGGTTTTTTATCTTATCCAAGTAAGCTTAATTTctcaaaaactcacctcaattatgtgccccccaagtaaccagaacgtATAAACGTTCCTAGTTGCTTTTACAATGTGAGAACACGAGCtcgtaataataaaactaagaagtGGTTATTCAATAATCCATCTGTCATTTATTTGAAACGActtttatagataagccttacatTAACGGTAATACTACTGATAATTCTTTTTTAATTGGAGAGCATTCTAGGTCTTTGGGACTATTTCCCCATTTAGTCGGACCAGCTTAAAAGTTCCTTCGCGTAAGACTTCTAcgacctggtacggtccttcctaggttgggcccaacacaccatccttgggatctttatttgccaaaaagacccttcggagaaccagatcaCCCAATCCGAGTCTGTGTCCCCTGACTTTTGAATttaaataacgagtgatctttcattgataatgggcgagctgtaattgtgatTCCTCTcctttttcttcgatcagattgtgggatgcactaagtagctcgttATTCTGATATTGATCAAACGTCTTAAGCCTATGAGTAGCTACCATTgcttcaattggaagcatggcctcgctttcgaaggttagggaaaagttagtatgtcccgtggaggttctatgcgaagttcggtaggcccataGTACTTGTAGGAGCTGCTTGGGCcttaatcctttggcttcatctaaccttttcttcagGATCGCCTTGAGGGTATTATTTACAGCCTTGACCTGCCTATTGGCTTGTGGATATGCTACCAATGAGAAATTCTTCGTTATGCCATATCTTTCACAAAACTCTgcgaagagatcactatcgaactgtatCCTGTTGTCTGAcacaatatttttatttagtccaaatcaacatacaatattcttcaccaaGAAATCCAGGACTCttaggtgatggttgccaaaggttcagcctctactgacttcgtgaagtaatcgatcggCACTACCGCACATTGAAAtcctccttttcccataggtatggaacctattaggtcgattccccatgcAGCAAATGGCCAAAGGGATGAAATCATTGTTATCTTGACTGGAGCAGCTTGGGAAACTATGGTGAAATGTTGGCATTTTTCACACTTCTAAATATACGAGAtcgaatcttttgttaaagtgggtcAGAAATAGCCCTGTCTTAATACCTTCAGTGCTAAGTTTTGCGCCACAACGTGATCtcccaaaaaccttcgtgtatttcttgcaaaatggttttggcttcctcgagcagaacacatcgtaggaggggtcaTAAATGACCTCGctgatataggattccatcaactaTTACACACCGTGGAGCTTGAGAAAGTAGTTTTCTTGCGTCTTTTCTgtcatcaggtaactttccagttgCGAGATATTCCATTacaggagtcatccaggtcggtcttatgtcaatcattccaacCTCCACCGTTTCTCCCATTACACTCAGGCATTCCAAGAACTCCATTGGTACTACATTTAATGTTTCAGCCTCTTTGGTTGTAACAAGTCGTGCTAAAGCATCAGTGTTAGAGTTCTGTTGACAGGGTATCTGTTCAATAGAGCGAGATTCAAATTTAGACAATTCCCCCTTTACTTTAGCAAGGTAGGCCGCCATTAGATGGCTTTCACCTTCAGCTCCTTTGCCACCCTCAAccttgccaataaggcctcatattcttctttgttgttggatgcttcaaatccaaATTTAAGAGCTATATTGAATCGATGTCCTTTAGGCTAGATTAAGATTAATCGAGCTCCAAATCCATTctcatttgatgatccatccacgaagattttccataattcctgcactgtCTCCCTCATGAGCTCGTCTTGAAaaccagtgcattcagccataaaatcagcaagggcttgactcttgattgcagTTCTTAgcatgtataatatctcgaactggctcagttcgatagcccattttaagagacatcctgacatttcaggtttttacaatacttgccttaaaggttggtcagttaagacgttgatagaatgggactggataTATGGCCAGAGCTTTCTAGAAGCCAAAATTAGACAGAATGGATGCTTCTCTAttagtgggtaccgtgattcagctccgagaagcttcttgcttacataatacattgGTTTCTACatacggtcttcttctcgaactaacacggtaGAAACTACATTCTCTATCGTGGCCAGATAAAGAAATAGAAAATCTCTAGACGTCAGTTTGGATAATACAAATGGCTCAGCTAGATCCCTTTTTAGATcgtggaatgcctgctcgcattcttcgttccactcaaatttcttgtttcctcggggcaagttgtagaatggcagacacttgtcagtggattttgaaatgaagtgaTTTAAAGCCGCCACCCTTttagttaggctttgaacttcctctcgcgacctgggtgaagacatgtctaacaatgatctgattttttaaagattttcctctatcccccttgtattgactatgaaccctagaaattttccagatgccacttcgaaagtgcacttctggggattcagcttcatgcgaaatttcctcaatattccaaaacattcttcaaagttggatacatggttattggtaaCCTTTGaattgacaagcatgtcatcgacatacacctccatgtttctcctgatctggttagtgaacattttgttgaccaagcgttggtaTATAGCGTTGACATTTTTGAatctgaatggcataactttgtaacaatatacattatgctcggtcatgaaactagtatgctcttggttcgcagggttcatcgtgatctgattatatccagagtatgcatccatgaaagacatgagctcgtgacctgccgtggcgtctaccaactggtcaatccttggtagtagaaaacagtccttcggacaggccttgtttaggtcggagaagtcgatacaggttctccacttcccatttagCTTCGGGACCATCACAGGATTAGCAACCCACATtggatattttgcttccctgataaacccacattttagaaaccaagctacttcttcctctagtgcTTCAGCTCATACTATTCCCAAAAGCCTTCCTTTTTGGGAATTTGCAGGTAGGTTCTTGTCCCGGTTTAATGTGTGAATTATCATACTTGgcctaattcccaccatatcctcgtgcgtCAAGGAGAAGACATCCAGGTTCTTCCATAAAAAATCGACCAGCTCCTTCATTCTTTTGTCTTCAAGATTCTATCCAATTTTcacaactcttgaagcttctttggggtcgatgtttacttcctcgagctcttctatggctttgagcttTGACCTATCTTTGCCTATCCATGGATCAATGTCATCACATTGGATGACCTCACCATCCTCTTCTtattgaggttcttccgtcccacgagGGACTTCTACTTCCTTGGACTCCACACCTCCCTCACTTATGACCATTGCCTGttgcccgggttgtgactttccctttaTAGAAATGTTATAACATTCTCtggtagcgagctgatcacctaTGATTTTGCATATCCCCAAAGcagaggggaatttcattgccaagTGTTGGATTgatgttatggcttcaaatgccattagCGCatgtcggcccaaaatcgcattgtatgttGCCGAACAATCAATTACCGCGAACTCGAGTattttggagacagttcgtgactGTTCTCCCAATGTAACCATTAGTCTAATTGTCCCTATGGTCGCTTTTCCCTCACCCAAAAACTTGtatagagtcattgaggtcgccttcaaattggATACAgacagtcccattttttccaaggtggacttGAAAAGTAAATTTATGAAGCTTCTGTTATCCACCAGTGTTGCACGTACCCTTCAGTTGGTGGgctgcacggttaccaccagcagatcattatgtggtaattggatgtggctagcatcctcttctatgaaactgattggttgtttttccaatcgttgtttcgataaccgttgCTTTCAGCTCAttgatgtacctcttttgggccccgctgctcgtgcaCGCAAAATGATGTCCTCCaacaatagtggttatatctccccctactattggaggagggtcgacctgattttCCTGAGCTCTAGATTGGCCTATCGAAGCTTCTGGGACTGACTGGAAATTTTGCCCGGCGGGCTGATTGGGAACTACTCGATTTCGGGCGTATTGGGCCAACGGTCCAACTCAGATTGGagtttcaatttcatccttcGGTTGCcaacaatcatcagtgttatagACGATGTCATTTTGCAATCGACAAAATTTTTAAGgctctctcttcgccctctggtttcTTAAAGGTTCTGGcatcttccaggggaggcgattagaattagcCAAAATGATACGCTATCGGGTGTCCGTTAGGTTGGTATAAGTAGCATAGATAGGCTTTAACTTCTCTGGTGACTTGTTTTTCTTCATCCCGCTCTGGTTTAcgtcaccattccccttcctttttttactccccccttggttattctgggtaatggcTTGAACCATAGCCGCAACATCCATTACCGCTCCAAAGGGTTGGACAGGGGTCTCGCTGGTTCCTACGACAGATGCTCGTGTCTCCTccagatttatccattcctgagcccgGGCAGAAATTCATCTacgcttttaactccttttctttggagttcttgccacaggttgCCCCCACGAGGATTCCCATtttcattgccatgagcttggagctatcatcagcatccGTAGCTCATGCagcaacattggaaaatctacttaGGTATGCCTTCAATGTCTCAccaggttgttgctttacatttGCCAATGAATCACCCTCCACTCGAGCTCCTTGTGAAGCTCGGattgctctcttgaaatcagaggaaaatttcttccacgagcttatggaatgcctcttgtatttttTAAACCACTGCCTGCCAGGGCCGACCAAAGTTTTagggaacaagatacaccttagatcgagcccgccattgtgggccatcatcatggtgttaaaaaTTCTGAGGTGATCAGATGGTTCTCCATTTCCATCAAACTTCGACATGTGCAGCATCCTAAAATGTACAGGATATGTTGCTGCCGCAATGTTTGGAGAAAAAGGTTTGAGCTCCTTATCTGAGTCAcaatcttccttttccttctgaGATAAGAGTCTTCTCATTTGCTCTTCAATTAGAGCCAAtctctcaagggtttggtctGTATTCCCTAGGTTatctgggggctgttcaacaactcccatccaaTTATACACGTTTGACAAGTTATTGTCCCTCGTGTCAAGTATAGCTAATGTCTTCATCCCGAATTGGATACCTTCGCGCAGGTCGGGttgtggatcatatcgaggactttgcgatgaactcaaatgatttcttAGGTCACTCTTGGATCTTCCTCCACACTGGCCCTTCGTCCAATAACTTCAGTTTGCAAAACTTACAGCTAGcggttgagatcgaggacctggattctcaacACGTGTTCATGGGGTGGACGTATTcgcagatgggggaggatttctcctactgttcccGTGAGCTGGAACATCTTGATGAGGATGAGGTGGTgatggatgtcttataggtgacagAGGGTACCTTATGGCCGAggttatcctcgttccatcaggaaaGACTAAATTAGTCAGCCTTGGTTCTACTCCAACGTCCCTAGTTCTCTATGCCTGGAGCTCTGATCATGCCACAGAGGGATTTGTTGGAGCATTGTATCTTCGTGagcttgtcccagcccctccCTGCGGATTTTTATGGGAATTTATGAGAATCTATGAAAAAGGCACGGAGCTTGGGGTTGCGGTCCTGACTGACTGACTAACATGCTGATTACCCCTTTGATGATCAGTGGGGGCCGAGCATTCTAGTGGTTTCGCCCTAAAGGCATAGAACTCGTAGTAACGGTTCTAACAGATCGACTTGGTTTAGATCtgttattcttgtgggacttacGAGACCCGCTTTGTCtttttctgacattaacgtcggttgcaagaggggtaaCCGATccaagacctcctcaatctgcctattggccctagcgagatggctccttaactgggcattttccatctcgacggCAGTCAGAAATCTTGGATTAGGATTTCATGGTAGTGACGCTGAACTCCAAGTATTGTCCTGACCCGTCGGTTGTTTTCTCCGACGTTGCTGAACACCCGAGCCACTTTCTTTAGGAACAACGATATGAttg from the Humulus lupulus chromosome X, drHumLupu1.1, whole genome shotgun sequence genome contains:
- the LOC133806299 gene encoding uncharacterized protein LOC133806299 codes for the protein MAAYLAKVKGELSKFESRSIEQIPCQQNSNTDALARLVTTKEAETLNVVPMEFLECLSVMGETVEVGMIDIRPTWMTPVMEYLATGKLPDDRKDARKLLSQAPRCVIVDGILYQRGHL